A window of Gasterosteus aculeatus chromosome 9, fGasAcu3.hap1.1, whole genome shotgun sequence contains these coding sequences:
- the tnrc6c2 gene encoding trinucleotide repeat-containing gene 6C protein isoform X1 → MEEKRKKKQEEKKTDVAQKKAADQKPKVPEPAPTKPSPGPPHHLHPASPTLPLSSSSSSSSSGNGKRASCSSQLPTQTPPLQQCQLPSASARYPPREVPPRFRQQEHKQLLKRGQPLPAGALGALTLSCSSSSSSSSSSSTSTSSTSPNSAVSAAGKLHADTSLQSGSFAQYETSHWGDSLPVDSSSGTNSWDKVISDRSNTEVWPAIGHSTQPCYPAAPECSLGSASSYTDTSAVTTTSGNSFMSMATGAAGQQAHYSSLKANNNMMTGPGSANTCGSRGWGSDGKQDGMNGGRVGGPNNWGSTNFNLNLNPNANPSAWPVLGHEGGGSCSIGPNVVSNSPSLPPGINCNGNMGNGSLGGNDGGGWVGMMSANENDQQHPSTNTSLSFKMEPSNLNNDGPNHTKQQQQAQEPMSPIHGITGWGGQSPTESSQLNGDTTGSSVWGSGETKAADSPKESGWDSAPSGGHSAWGRQGSGGGSSGSGGWGDWGKSSGGGDAPKGWESVDAGSSGSGQEQQLGSWGQQPRTAPASDASGDSNESQSGHRDRSSSTDCTTVLPRHDLDPRVLSNTGWGQTPIRQHTIWEMEEANLIEGKSKGSSASTGGHSSNVGPSSINGGTINPKIGPSQRPGSGEKNDSNEGSSSSGWRAPPPQPTQTGSGWGNLPQSHSKAPNGTTSGWGESVPPNGPRNGGTPSWGSEEKSSGWDHGPAKSQPTNWGEGPKSSHGWGNSNGGSNGPSSGEWGETEVKNNGSSSSMWEGEGGNGGSGGWKESPRGGNRGGGWSKPAPAVSNNSWGENPRANGTMQGSWGSAKPQESSSSSSSNGSGGGGSMGSWGGPGTVKQNSSNWGNGSKQDQGMDPTGWEEPSPPSIRRKMEIDDGTSTWGDPVSNKKTVNMWDRNNPNNNPGNSGPPPSKSGGVIVPNNNNPNHSVGPGNSSHHHTHHMHHHPPHHGQPPAHLQHHGNNNGSSNNGSSHPGGGPQDRAPLANPGWGELPNVPPKSEPTWGETAAPTASVDNGTSAWGKSTGGVGGWGDGGHESSGPYGRPNGPTGSSACKPGPKPMQDGWGNGGEEMSMNTGQWDAEDGDMWNSPTSQESSSSCNSWGNGPKKGPSKGKMGKPDETWIMNRLIKQLTDMGFPRDPAEEALKSNNMNLDQAMSALLEKKTDLDKRGMGMSDYSNGMNKPMVCRPSALSKDPCDRTSFLDKDGVLSDDAPPSPFLPSPSLKLPLANSSLPGQGLGQGNPGLAMQNLNNRQIPSGMFGSSGAAQTRAMLQQQPPQPPVPPLSSSQPSLRAQVPQFLSPQVQAQLLQFAAKNIGLNPALLTSPINPQQMTLLYQLQQLQMAYQRLQIQHQMMQAQRNVSGPIRQQEQQVARTITNMQQQIQQHQRQLYQALLIKQQQLPSHSSSSSAAGLHAPGAPSGGHGSGKSSHDSYGGPHHTPGLADTLHTKEPPSSPNAYSSYSLSGLNTNMNVNCMEVGGLSLKEPPQPQSRLSQWTHSNSMDGLSGNSSNMENNHNKHGAISAASSLGPPGKPTHLDDSYSPYNLISSSESPTSPMVSQESWGQGKSPNEKISNGTNINWPPEFCPGVPWKGLQNIDPENDPNMTPGSVPNGPTINTNIHDVNRYLLRDRNGATSPAPPLQNDPLPPASSDWPVSGHSSSFQSLLSSDGDGSGKLSEMKSTWPQGPISQGQASLSHELWKVPQGPRSNAAPSRPPPGLTNSKPSSTWGGNSLGLGQGWSGSYASEGTTWSTDSSNRTSSWLVLRNLTPQIDGSTLRTLCMQHGPLVTFHLNLTQGNAVVRYSSKDEAAKAQKSLHMCVLGNTTILAEFAGEEEVNRFFAQGQSLANNTTSWQANPGTNQNRMGGAAQSHSIGQWSCGGKSGGGDLLWGGMPHYSSLWGPPGGDDGRVIGSPTPINTLLPGDLLSGESM, encoded by the exons ATGGAAGAAAagcgaaagaaaaaacaagaagaaaagaagactgACGTCGCTCAGAAAAAG GCCGCTGATCAGAAACCCAAAG TGCCGGAGCCTGCTCCCACTAAGCCCAGTCCCGGCCcgccccaccacctccaccccgcCAGCCCTACgctgcccctctcctcctcctcctcctcctcttcttctggcaATGGCAAACGCGCCTCCTGCAGTAGCCAACTCCCAACCCagactcctcctctgcagcagtgCCAGTTGCCCTCTGCCAGTGCTCGCTACCCGCCCAGAGAGGTGCCCCCGCGCTTCCGCCAGCAGGAGCACAAGCAGCTACTAAAGAGAGGCCAGCCACTGCCCGCGGGAGCCCTCGGCGCGCTCACCCTctcctgttcttcttcttcttcttcctcctcctcctcttctacgAGTACCAGCAGCACTTCCCCAAACTCTGCTGTGTCCGCTGCGGGAAAACTCCACGCAG ACACGTCCCTCCAGAGTGGCTCCTTTGCCCAGTATGAGACCTCTCATTGGGGAGACTCTTTGCCAGTTGACAGCTCGTCCGGCACCAACAGCTGGGACAAAGTGATTTCTGACCGAAGTAACACAGAAGTTTGGCCCGCCATAGGCCACAGTACTCAGCCCTGCTACCCCGCAGCACCAGAATGCTCCTTAGGCTCAGCTAGCTCTTACACGGACACGAGTGCTGTCACTACTACCAGTGGTAATAGTTTCATGAGTATGGCCACAGGTGCCGCAGGCCAGCAGGCCCACTACTCCTCTCTTAAAGCCAACAATAACATGATGACGGGACCTGGGTCAGCCAACACATGCGGTAGTAGAGGCTGGGGCTCGGATGGGAAACAAGATGGTATGAATGGTGGTCGAGTAGGGGGGCCCAATAACTGGGGCTCTACCAATTTTAACTTGAACCTCAATCCCAATGCCAACCCATCAGCTTGGCCTGTTCTGGGCCACGAGGGTGGTGGAAGTTGTAGTATTGGCCCCAATGTGGTGTCAAACTCCCCATCCCTCCCACCAGGTATTAACTGCAATGGAAACATGGGAAATGGGAGCCTGGGGGGAAATGACGGGGGAGGTTGGGTTGGCATGATGAGTGCTAATGAAAATGATCAACAGCACCCTTCAACTAACACAAGCCTGTCCTTCAAGATGGAACCTTCTAACCTTAACAATGATGGACCAAACCACACtaagcagcagcaacaagctCAGGAGCCTATGAGCCCTATTCACGGGATAACAGGCTGGGGAGGCCAGTCCCCCACTGAATCCTCCCAGCTCAATGGGGACACAACCGGCAGCTCTGTATGGGGTAGTGGAGAAACCAAGGCAGCTGACTCTCCCAAGGAATCGGGCTGGGACTCTGCTCCCTCTGGAGGCCATTCTGCTTGGGGCCGGCAAGGCAGTGGTGGTGGAAGCAGTGGAAGTGGTGGCTGGGGTGACTGGGGGAAGTCCTCTGGCGGCGGAGATGCACCTAAAGGCTGGGAGTCAGTGGATGCTGGTAGCTCTGGTTCAGGCCAAGAGCAACAACTCGGCTCATGGGGTCAGCAGCCCAGAACAGCCCCAGCGAGCGACGCAAGTGGCGACAGCAACGAAAGTCAATCTGGCCACAGAGACAGGTCCTCCAGCACAGATTGTACCACTGTGCTCCCTCGACACGACCTGGACCCTCGGGTGCTGAGTAACACGGGTTGGGGACAGACCCCGATCCGACAGCACACTATATGGGAGATGGAAGAAGCCAACTTAATTGAAGGAAAGAGCAAAGGCAGCTCAGCCTCCACAGGAGGGCACAGCTCTAATGTTGGACCCTCATCCATCAATGGAGGTACCATCAACCCGAAAATTGGCCCCAGTCAGAGGCCTGGGtctggagaaaaaaatgacTCCAATGAAGGATCGTCTTCCTCTGGCTGGAGAGCCCCTCCACCTCAGCCTACCCAAACTGGATCAGGATGGGGGAACCTCCCACAGTCGCACAGCAAAGCACCAAATGGCACTACCAGTGGCTGGGGTGAATCTGTGCCTCCCAATGGTCCCAGAAATGGAGGCACACCATCCTGGGGTTCTGAGGAAAAATCGTCCGGTTGGGACCATGGCCCCGCAAAAAGTCAACCGACCAACTGGGGAGAGGGCCCCAAAAGCTCCCATGGATGGGGCAACAGCAATGGCGGCTCCAACGGCCCGAGCAGTGGGGAGTGGGGAGAGACGGAGGTCAAGAACAACGGATCGTCCAGCAGCAtgtgggaaggagaaggaggtaatggaggaagtggaggctgGAAGGAAAGCCCCAGGGGAGGAAATAGAGGAGGAGGCTGGAGTAAGCCCGCCCCTGCTGTGAGTAATAACAGCTGGGGGGAGAACCCACGCGCCAATGGCACGATGCAGGGGAGCTGGGGTTCTGCCAAGCCTcaggaaagcagcagcagcagcagcagcaatggCAGCGGAGGAGGTGGAAGCATGGGTTCATGGGGTGGTCCTGGAACTGTAAAGCAGAACTCATCCAACTGGGGAAATGGCAGCAAACAGGACCAAGGCATGGATCCCACTGGCTGGGAAgagccctcccctccctctatcCGTAGGAAGATGGAGATTGACGATGGAACGTCCACCTGGGGGGATCCCGTCTCCAACAAAAAGACTGTCAACATGTGGGATCGCAACAATCCCAATAATAACCCGGGCAACAGCGGCCCACCGCCCAGTAAGAGTGGTGGAGTGATAGTGCCCAACAATAACAACCCCAATCACTCGGTTGGCCCTGGCAACAGCAGTCACCATCACACCCACCAcatgcaccaccacccccctcaTCATGGCCAGCCCCCAGCTCACCTGCAACACCATGGAAACAACAATGGGTCATCCAACAATGGCTCCTCACATCCAGGTGGGGGCCCCCAGGACAGAGCCCCGCTCGCCAACCCAG GTTGGGGAGAACTTCCCAATGTTCCACCTAAGTCTGAGCCTACTTGGGGAGAGACGGCGGCTCCAACAGCATCCGTGGACAACGGCACCTCTGCCTGGGGCAAGTCCACAGGGGGAGTAGGAGGATGGGGCGACGGGGGCCACGAGTCCTCTGGACCCTATGGCAGACCCAACGGCCCCACAGGTTCTTCAGCCTGCAAgccag GTCCCAAACCTATGCAAGACGGCTGGGGAaatggaggggaggagatgagcATGAATACAGGCCAATGGGACGCTGAGGACGGGGACATGTGGAACAGCCCCACGTCCCAGGAGAGCAGCTCTTCTTGCAACTCCTGGGGCAATGGACCCAAGAAGGGCCCGAGCAAG GGCAAGATGGGCAAGCCAGATGAAACTTGGATCATGAACCGGCTCATCAAACAGCTCACTGACATGGGCTTTCCG AGAGACCCTGCTGAGGAGGCTCTGAAGAGCAACAACATGAACCTTGACCAGGCCATGA GCGCCCTGTTGGAGAAGAAGACGGACCTGGACAAGCGGGGCATGGGCATGTCTGACTACAGCAACGGCATGAACAAGCCTATGGTGTGTCGGCCCTCTGCACTCTCCAAAGACCCCTGCGACCGCACTTCCTTTCTTGACAAG GATGGTGTTCTGTCAGATGATGCCCCCCCATCACCGTTTCTGCCTTCCCCCAGCCTGAAGCTCCCCCTGGCCAACAGTAGCCTTCCTGGGCAGGGTCTGGGGCAGGGCAACCCGGGGCTGGCCATGCAAAACTTGAACAACAGACAG ATACCCAGTGGAATGTTTGGCAGTAGTGGAGCAGCACAAACCCGGGcgatgctgcagcagcagcctcctcagCCACCAGTGCCACCTCTCAGCTCCTCCCAGCCTAGTCTACGTGCTCAAGTGCCTCAGTTTCTCTCCCCTCAG GTCCAAGCACAGCTCTTGCAGTTTGCTGCAAAAAACATTGGTCTGAACCCTGCACTTTTAACCTCACCAATAAACCCTCAACAAATGACCCTCTTGTACCAACTTCAGCAACTGCAAATG GCGTATCAGCGTTTACAAATCCAGCATCAGATGATGCAGGCGCAACGCAATGTTTCCGGCCCCATTAGACAACAAGAACAgcaa GTTGCACGTACAATCACCAACATGCAGCAGCAgatccagcagcaccagcgtcAGTTGTACCAAGCGCTGCTGATAAAGCAGCAGCAACTTccctctcactcctcctcctcctccgccgctgGTCTGCACGCCCCCGGTGCCCCCTCCGGAGGCCACGGCTCCGGCAAATCAAGCCACGACTCCTACGGGGGCCCCCACCACACCCCGGGCCTCGCCGACACACTGCACACCAAAGAGCCGCCGTCTTCGCCCAACGCCTACAGCTCTTACTCCCTCT CTGGactaaatacaaacatgaatgtaaaCTGCATGGAGGTTGGGGGTTTGTCCCTGAAGGAGCCCCCCCAGCCCCAATCCCGCCTGTCCCAGTGGACGCACTCTAACTCCATGGACGGCCTCTCTGGCAACTCCTCAAACATGGAGAACAACCACAATAAGCACG GTGCCATATCTGCTGCCTCTTCCCTGGGCCCCCCTGGGAAGCCCACCCATCTGGACGACTCCTACAGCCCATACAATCTAATATCCAGCTCGGAGTCCCCCACCAGCCCCATGGTGTCCCAAGAAAGCTGGGGCCAAGGCAAGAGCCCCAATGAAAAGATCTCCAATGGGACCAACATTAACTGGCCCCCAG AGTTCTGCCCGGGTGTGCCATGGAAGGGCCTCCAGAACATCGACCCCGAGAATGACCCCAACATGACTCCAGGCAGCGTCCCCAACGGCcccaccatcaacaccaacatCCACGACGTCAACCGATACTTGCTGCGCGACAGGAACGGAG CCACTTCCCCAGCGCCGCCACTTCAGAATGACCCTCTGCCTCCCGCCAGCAGCGACTGGCCAGTCAGTGGCCACTCTAGCTCTTTTCAGTCTCTCTTGTCCTCTGATGGAGACGGCTCAG GCAAGCTGTCTGAGATGAAGTCCACCTGGCCACAGGGGCCCATCTCCCAGGGCCAAGCCTCTTTGTCCCACGAGCTGTGGAAAGTCCCTCAGGGGCCACGCAGCAACGCGGCCCCTTCACGGCCCCCACCAGGCCTCACCAACAGCAaaccctcctccacctgggGCGGCAACTCTCTGGGCCTGGGCCAAGGATGGAGCGGCTCCTACGCCTCTG
- the tnrc6c2 gene encoding trinucleotide repeat-containing gene 6C protein isoform X3 produces MEEKRKKKQEEKKTDVAQKKAADQKPKVPEPAPTKPSPGPPHHLHPASPTLPLSSSSSSSSSGNGKRASCSSQLPTQTPPLQQCQLPSASARYPPREVPPRFRQQEHKQLLKRGQPLPAGALGALTLSCSSSSSSSSSSSTSTSSTSPNSAVSAAGKLHADTSLQSGSFAQYETSHWGDSLPVDSSSGTNSWDKVISDRSNTEVWPAIGHSTQPCYPAAPECSLGSASSYTDTSAVTTTSGNSFMSMATGAAGQQAHYSSLKANNNMMTGPGSANTCGSRGWGSDGKQDGMNGGRVGGPNNWGSTNFNLNLNPNANPSAWPVLGHEGGGSCSIGPNVVSNSPSLPPGINCNGNMGNGSLGGNDGGGWVGMMSANENDQQHPSTNTSLSFKMEPSNLNNDGPNHTKQQQQAQEPMSPIHGITGWGGQSPTESSQLNGDTTGSSVWGSGETKAADSPKESGWDSAPSGGHSAWGRQGSGGGSSGSGGWGDWGKSSGGGDAPKGWESVDAGSSGSGQEQQLGSWGQQPRTAPASDASGDSNESQSGHRDRSSSTDCTTVLPRHDLDPRVLSNTGWGQTPIRQHTIWEMEEANLIEGKSKGSSASTGGHSSNVGPSSINGGTINPKIGPSQRPGSGEKNDSNEGSSSSGWRAPPPQPTQTGSGWGNLPQSHSKAPNGTTSGWGESVPPNGPRNGGTPSWGSEEKSSGWDHGPAKSQPTNWGEGPKSSHGWGNSNGGSNGPSSGEWGETEVKNNGSSSSMWEGEGGNGGSGGWKESPRGGNRGGGWSKPAPAVSNNSWGENPRANGTMQGSWGSAKPQESSSSSSSNGSGGGGSMGSWGGPGTVKQNSSNWGNGSKQDQGMDPTGWEEPSPPSIRRKMEIDDGTSTWGDPVSNKKTVNMWDRNNPNNNPGNSGPPPSKSGGVIVPNNNNPNHSVGPGNSSHHHTHHMHHHPPHHGQPPAHLQHHGNNNGSSNNGSSHPGGGPQDRAPLANPGWGELPNVPPKSEPTWGETAAPTASVDNGTSAWGKSTGGVGGWGDGGHESSGPYGRPNGPTGSSACKPGPKPMQDGWGNGGEEMSMNTGQWDAEDGDMWNSPTSQESSSSCNSWGNGPKKGPSKGKMGKPDETWIMNRLIKQLTDMGFPRDPAEEALKSNNMNLDQAMSALLEKKTDLDKRGMGMSDYSNGMNKPMVCRPSALSKDPCDRTSFLDKDGVLSDDAPPSPFLPSPSLKLPLANSSLPGQGLGQGNPGLAMQNLNNRQVQAQLLQFAAKNIGLNPALLTSPINPQQMTLLYQLQQLQMAYQRLQIQHQMMQAQRNVSGPIRQQEQQVARTITNMQQQIQQHQRQLYQALLIKQQQLPSHSSSSSAAGLHAPGAPSGGHGSGKSSHDSYGGPHHTPGLADTLHTKEPPSSPNAYSSYSLSGLNTNMNVNCMEVGGLSLKEPPQPQSRLSQWTHSNSMDGLSGNSSNMENNHNKHGAISAASSLGPPGKPTHLDDSYSPYNLISSSESPTSPMVSQESWGQGKSPNEKISNGTNINWPPEFCPGVPWKGLQNIDPENDPNMTPGSVPNGPTINTNIHDVNRYLLRDRNGATSPAPPLQNDPLPPASSDWPVSGHSSSFQSLLSSDGDGSGKLSEMKSTWPQGPISQGQASLSHELWKVPQGPRSNAAPSRPPPGLTNSKPSSTWGGNSLGLGQGWSGSYASEGTTWSTDSSNRTSSWLVLRNLTPQIDGSTLRTLCMQHGPLVTFHLNLTQGNAVVRYSSKDEAAKAQKSLHMCVLGNTTILAEFAGEEEVNRFFAQGQSLANNTTSWQANPGTNQNRMGGAAQSHSIGQWSCGGKSGGGDLLWGGMPHYSSLWGPPGGDDGRVIGSPTPINTLLPGDLLSGESM; encoded by the exons ATGGAAGAAAagcgaaagaaaaaacaagaagaaaagaagactgACGTCGCTCAGAAAAAG GCCGCTGATCAGAAACCCAAAG TGCCGGAGCCTGCTCCCACTAAGCCCAGTCCCGGCCcgccccaccacctccaccccgcCAGCCCTACgctgcccctctcctcctcctcctcctcctcttcttctggcaATGGCAAACGCGCCTCCTGCAGTAGCCAACTCCCAACCCagactcctcctctgcagcagtgCCAGTTGCCCTCTGCCAGTGCTCGCTACCCGCCCAGAGAGGTGCCCCCGCGCTTCCGCCAGCAGGAGCACAAGCAGCTACTAAAGAGAGGCCAGCCACTGCCCGCGGGAGCCCTCGGCGCGCTCACCCTctcctgttcttcttcttcttcttcctcctcctcctcttctacgAGTACCAGCAGCACTTCCCCAAACTCTGCTGTGTCCGCTGCGGGAAAACTCCACGCAG ACACGTCCCTCCAGAGTGGCTCCTTTGCCCAGTATGAGACCTCTCATTGGGGAGACTCTTTGCCAGTTGACAGCTCGTCCGGCACCAACAGCTGGGACAAAGTGATTTCTGACCGAAGTAACACAGAAGTTTGGCCCGCCATAGGCCACAGTACTCAGCCCTGCTACCCCGCAGCACCAGAATGCTCCTTAGGCTCAGCTAGCTCTTACACGGACACGAGTGCTGTCACTACTACCAGTGGTAATAGTTTCATGAGTATGGCCACAGGTGCCGCAGGCCAGCAGGCCCACTACTCCTCTCTTAAAGCCAACAATAACATGATGACGGGACCTGGGTCAGCCAACACATGCGGTAGTAGAGGCTGGGGCTCGGATGGGAAACAAGATGGTATGAATGGTGGTCGAGTAGGGGGGCCCAATAACTGGGGCTCTACCAATTTTAACTTGAACCTCAATCCCAATGCCAACCCATCAGCTTGGCCTGTTCTGGGCCACGAGGGTGGTGGAAGTTGTAGTATTGGCCCCAATGTGGTGTCAAACTCCCCATCCCTCCCACCAGGTATTAACTGCAATGGAAACATGGGAAATGGGAGCCTGGGGGGAAATGACGGGGGAGGTTGGGTTGGCATGATGAGTGCTAATGAAAATGATCAACAGCACCCTTCAACTAACACAAGCCTGTCCTTCAAGATGGAACCTTCTAACCTTAACAATGATGGACCAAACCACACtaagcagcagcaacaagctCAGGAGCCTATGAGCCCTATTCACGGGATAACAGGCTGGGGAGGCCAGTCCCCCACTGAATCCTCCCAGCTCAATGGGGACACAACCGGCAGCTCTGTATGGGGTAGTGGAGAAACCAAGGCAGCTGACTCTCCCAAGGAATCGGGCTGGGACTCTGCTCCCTCTGGAGGCCATTCTGCTTGGGGCCGGCAAGGCAGTGGTGGTGGAAGCAGTGGAAGTGGTGGCTGGGGTGACTGGGGGAAGTCCTCTGGCGGCGGAGATGCACCTAAAGGCTGGGAGTCAGTGGATGCTGGTAGCTCTGGTTCAGGCCAAGAGCAACAACTCGGCTCATGGGGTCAGCAGCCCAGAACAGCCCCAGCGAGCGACGCAAGTGGCGACAGCAACGAAAGTCAATCTGGCCACAGAGACAGGTCCTCCAGCACAGATTGTACCACTGTGCTCCCTCGACACGACCTGGACCCTCGGGTGCTGAGTAACACGGGTTGGGGACAGACCCCGATCCGACAGCACACTATATGGGAGATGGAAGAAGCCAACTTAATTGAAGGAAAGAGCAAAGGCAGCTCAGCCTCCACAGGAGGGCACAGCTCTAATGTTGGACCCTCATCCATCAATGGAGGTACCATCAACCCGAAAATTGGCCCCAGTCAGAGGCCTGGGtctggagaaaaaaatgacTCCAATGAAGGATCGTCTTCCTCTGGCTGGAGAGCCCCTCCACCTCAGCCTACCCAAACTGGATCAGGATGGGGGAACCTCCCACAGTCGCACAGCAAAGCACCAAATGGCACTACCAGTGGCTGGGGTGAATCTGTGCCTCCCAATGGTCCCAGAAATGGAGGCACACCATCCTGGGGTTCTGAGGAAAAATCGTCCGGTTGGGACCATGGCCCCGCAAAAAGTCAACCGACCAACTGGGGAGAGGGCCCCAAAAGCTCCCATGGATGGGGCAACAGCAATGGCGGCTCCAACGGCCCGAGCAGTGGGGAGTGGGGAGAGACGGAGGTCAAGAACAACGGATCGTCCAGCAGCAtgtgggaaggagaaggaggtaatggaggaagtggaggctgGAAGGAAAGCCCCAGGGGAGGAAATAGAGGAGGAGGCTGGAGTAAGCCCGCCCCTGCTGTGAGTAATAACAGCTGGGGGGAGAACCCACGCGCCAATGGCACGATGCAGGGGAGCTGGGGTTCTGCCAAGCCTcaggaaagcagcagcagcagcagcagcaatggCAGCGGAGGAGGTGGAAGCATGGGTTCATGGGGTGGTCCTGGAACTGTAAAGCAGAACTCATCCAACTGGGGAAATGGCAGCAAACAGGACCAAGGCATGGATCCCACTGGCTGGGAAgagccctcccctccctctatcCGTAGGAAGATGGAGATTGACGATGGAACGTCCACCTGGGGGGATCCCGTCTCCAACAAAAAGACTGTCAACATGTGGGATCGCAACAATCCCAATAATAACCCGGGCAACAGCGGCCCACCGCCCAGTAAGAGTGGTGGAGTGATAGTGCCCAACAATAACAACCCCAATCACTCGGTTGGCCCTGGCAACAGCAGTCACCATCACACCCACCAcatgcaccaccacccccctcaTCATGGCCAGCCCCCAGCTCACCTGCAACACCATGGAAACAACAATGGGTCATCCAACAATGGCTCCTCACATCCAGGTGGGGGCCCCCAGGACAGAGCCCCGCTCGCCAACCCAG GTTGGGGAGAACTTCCCAATGTTCCACCTAAGTCTGAGCCTACTTGGGGAGAGACGGCGGCTCCAACAGCATCCGTGGACAACGGCACCTCTGCCTGGGGCAAGTCCACAGGGGGAGTAGGAGGATGGGGCGACGGGGGCCACGAGTCCTCTGGACCCTATGGCAGACCCAACGGCCCCACAGGTTCTTCAGCCTGCAAgccag GTCCCAAACCTATGCAAGACGGCTGGGGAaatggaggggaggagatgagcATGAATACAGGCCAATGGGACGCTGAGGACGGGGACATGTGGAACAGCCCCACGTCCCAGGAGAGCAGCTCTTCTTGCAACTCCTGGGGCAATGGACCCAAGAAGGGCCCGAGCAAG GGCAAGATGGGCAAGCCAGATGAAACTTGGATCATGAACCGGCTCATCAAACAGCTCACTGACATGGGCTTTCCG AGAGACCCTGCTGAGGAGGCTCTGAAGAGCAACAACATGAACCTTGACCAGGCCATGA GCGCCCTGTTGGAGAAGAAGACGGACCTGGACAAGCGGGGCATGGGCATGTCTGACTACAGCAACGGCATGAACAAGCCTATGGTGTGTCGGCCCTCTGCACTCTCCAAAGACCCCTGCGACCGCACTTCCTTTCTTGACAAG GATGGTGTTCTGTCAGATGATGCCCCCCCATCACCGTTTCTGCCTTCCCCCAGCCTGAAGCTCCCCCTGGCCAACAGTAGCCTTCCTGGGCAGGGTCTGGGGCAGGGCAACCCGGGGCTGGCCATGCAAAACTTGAACAACAGACAG GTCCAAGCACAGCTCTTGCAGTTTGCTGCAAAAAACATTGGTCTGAACCCTGCACTTTTAACCTCACCAATAAACCCTCAACAAATGACCCTCTTGTACCAACTTCAGCAACTGCAAATG GCGTATCAGCGTTTACAAATCCAGCATCAGATGATGCAGGCGCAACGCAATGTTTCCGGCCCCATTAGACAACAAGAACAgcaa GTTGCACGTACAATCACCAACATGCAGCAGCAgatccagcagcaccagcgtcAGTTGTACCAAGCGCTGCTGATAAAGCAGCAGCAACTTccctctcactcctcctcctcctccgccgctgGTCTGCACGCCCCCGGTGCCCCCTCCGGAGGCCACGGCTCCGGCAAATCAAGCCACGACTCCTACGGGGGCCCCCACCACACCCCGGGCCTCGCCGACACACTGCACACCAAAGAGCCGCCGTCTTCGCCCAACGCCTACAGCTCTTACTCCCTCT CTGGactaaatacaaacatgaatgtaaaCTGCATGGAGGTTGGGGGTTTGTCCCTGAAGGAGCCCCCCCAGCCCCAATCCCGCCTGTCCCAGTGGACGCACTCTAACTCCATGGACGGCCTCTCTGGCAACTCCTCAAACATGGAGAACAACCACAATAAGCACG GTGCCATATCTGCTGCCTCTTCCCTGGGCCCCCCTGGGAAGCCCACCCATCTGGACGACTCCTACAGCCCATACAATCTAATATCCAGCTCGGAGTCCCCCACCAGCCCCATGGTGTCCCAAGAAAGCTGGGGCCAAGGCAAGAGCCCCAATGAAAAGATCTCCAATGGGACCAACATTAACTGGCCCCCAG AGTTCTGCCCGGGTGTGCCATGGAAGGGCCTCCAGAACATCGACCCCGAGAATGACCCCAACATGACTCCAGGCAGCGTCCCCAACGGCcccaccatcaacaccaacatCCACGACGTCAACCGATACTTGCTGCGCGACAGGAACGGAG CCACTTCCCCAGCGCCGCCACTTCAGAATGACCCTCTGCCTCCCGCCAGCAGCGACTGGCCAGTCAGTGGCCACTCTAGCTCTTTTCAGTCTCTCTTGTCCTCTGATGGAGACGGCTCAG GCAAGCTGTCTGAGATGAAGTCCACCTGGCCACAGGGGCCCATCTCCCAGGGCCAAGCCTCTTTGTCCCACGAGCTGTGGAAAGTCCCTCAGGGGCCACGCAGCAACGCGGCCCCTTCACGGCCCCCACCAGGCCTCACCAACAGCAaaccctcctccacctgggGCGGCAACTCTCTGGGCCTGGGCCAAGGATGGAGCGGCTCCTACGCCTCTG